The Egibacteraceae bacterium genome contains a region encoding:
- a CDS encoding helix-turn-helix domain-containing protein — MTAAGSTALVERPVARRRAVSVSRALGSSTRAGIYEHLQEAEAALTVRDVADAFDLHPNVARTHLETLADAGLVGVGLRKHPRGGRPAKLYQARADVDGVDPGATDGVGGTACAAMLVRLLAGLLDGAPAANGRGVPLTTRAHESAASEARRLVLAAEGAPAPSDADRTLEDRASAALRALRALAPDARVVKAGRDWVDIVGISGTFSLLGPGRPELAEVLERGLVSGALAAVGVPVTLSEADEAPGRGRTWRARASAQAGGRPAVQPVDRVDVRGQPREKGVVRAMRAVTGLQAGEVLEVIAEGPGSPAAFARWADRAGHQLLGVERAADATDRPGIRLLIRKGQ; from the coding sequence GTGACCGCCGCCGGGTCCACCGCACTTGTCGAGCGGCCTGTCGCCCGGCGCCGCGCCGTGAGCGTCTCACGGGCCCTCGGCTCGTCGACCCGCGCGGGGATCTACGAGCACCTGCAGGAGGCCGAGGCCGCGCTGACCGTCCGCGACGTCGCCGACGCGTTCGACCTGCACCCGAACGTCGCCCGCACGCACCTGGAGACCCTCGCCGACGCCGGCCTGGTCGGGGTGGGCCTGCGCAAGCACCCCCGCGGCGGCCGTCCCGCCAAGCTCTACCAGGCCCGCGCCGACGTGGACGGCGTCGACCCGGGCGCCACGGACGGCGTCGGCGGCACCGCGTGCGCGGCCATGCTCGTACGCCTGCTGGCCGGGCTGCTCGACGGCGCCCCGGCCGCCAACGGGCGCGGCGTGCCCCTGACCACCCGGGCGCACGAGTCCGCGGCGTCCGAGGCCCGCCGACTGGTGCTCGCCGCCGAGGGCGCCCCGGCGCCCTCCGACGCCGACCGCACCCTCGAGGACCGCGCTTCCGCGGCGCTGCGCGCGTTGAGGGCGCTGGCCCCCGACGCCAGGGTCGTGAAGGCCGGTCGGGACTGGGTGGACATCGTCGGGATCTCGGGGACCTTCTCGCTGCTCGGCCCCGGCCGCCCGGAGCTGGCCGAGGTGCTCGAGCGCGGGCTGGTCTCCGGCGCGCTGGCCGCGGTGGGGGTGCCGGTCACCCTGTCCGAGGCCGACGAGGCCCCCGGGCGGGGTCGCACCTGGCGGGCGCGGGCGAGCGCCCAGGCGGGGGGGCGCCCGGCGGTCCAGCCCGTCGACCGCGTCGACGTGCGCGGCCAACCCCGCGAGAAGGGCGTGGTACGGGCGATGCGCGCGGTGACGGGGCTGCAGGCAGGGGAGGTCCTGGAGGTCATCGCCGAGGGCCCCGGCTCCCCCGCGGCCTTCGCCCGCTGGGCCGACCGGGCCGGCCACCAGCTGCTCGGTGTCGAGCGGGCTGCCGACGCCACCGACCGCCCCGGGATCCGCCTGCTGATCCGGAAGGGGCAGTGA
- a CDS encoding thioredoxin family protein: MTELAILAVVVAATAAAALWWRARDGRVRAVTDRFTEAELAALGAPSGRQLLVEFTAPSCAPCVTARRVLDQTVADRDDVTVRVADVAEQLDLARAHKVLRTPTTFAVAPDGLVLGRIAGVPDPADVTALLDRGEVRTRRRAA, from the coding sequence ATGACCGAGCTGGCGATCCTCGCCGTCGTCGTCGCCGCGACGGCGGCTGCCGCACTGTGGTGGCGCGCCCGCGACGGGCGGGTCCGCGCGGTCACCGACCGGTTCACCGAGGCCGAGCTCGCGGCGCTCGGCGCACCGTCCGGCCGCCAGCTGCTCGTCGAGTTCACCGCTCCGTCGTGCGCACCATGCGTCACGGCCCGCCGCGTGCTGGACCAGACGGTCGCCGACCGCGACGACGTCACCGTCCGCGTCGCCGACGTCGCCGAACAGCTCGACCTCGCCCGCGCCCACAAGGTGCTGCGCACCCCCACCACCTTCGCCGTCGCCCCCGACGGTCTGGTCCTGGGACGCATCGCCGGCGTGCCCGACCCGGCCGACGTCACGGCCCTGCTCGACCGCGGCGAGGTCCGCACCCGCCGTCGCGCCGCATAG
- a CDS encoding DUF4395 domain-containing protein, translating to MEIDVRGPRFSAALTFLVLAAAFAAQSTVLLAVQVAVFAVSALAGLRWSPYGNLFRLLKRRLDWGPPPATEPEAGPRFSQLMGLLFTGAGLAAVLAGASVLGWALVLVVVALSGLLAATGLCVGCEMYAIGRRLVGGSRTESRA from the coding sequence ATGGAGATCGACGTCCGCGGTCCGCGGTTCTCGGCCGCGCTGACCTTCCTGGTGCTGGCGGCCGCGTTCGCGGCCCAGTCCACGGTGCTCTTGGCCGTCCAGGTGGCGGTCTTCGCCGTGTCCGCCCTCGCCGGGCTGCGCTGGTCGCCCTACGGCAACCTCTTCCGGCTCCTGAAGCGCCGCCTCGACTGGGGGCCGCCCCCGGCGACCGAGCCGGAGGCGGGGCCCCGGTTCTCCCAGCTGATGGGGCTGCTGTTCACCGGGGCCGGGCTGGCCGCGGTGCTGGCCGGAGCGAGCGTCCTCGGCTGGGCCCTGGTGCTGGTCGTGGTGGCCCTGTCGGGGTTGCTCGCCGCGACCGGCCTGTGCGTCGGCTGCGAGATGTACGCGATCGGCAGGCGCCTGGTCGGCGGGTCGCGCACGGAGAGCCGGGCATGA
- a CDS encoding DsrE family protein yields the protein MTRRVVSMLQGVAGALRPTEPALEANAYAVAEDVELTLVLRGPAVELALSGGEVRPGELAGVALPPAASAQDLQGLIESGVEVIVAADELDRLGLAPADLVPGVTVRDHQALAEALRTADALIGW from the coding sequence ATGACCCGGCGGGTGGTGAGCATGCTGCAGGGCGTCGCGGGGGCGCTGCGGCCCACCGAGCCCGCCCTGGAGGCCAACGCCTACGCCGTGGCCGAGGACGTCGAGCTCACCCTGGTCCTGCGCGGCCCCGCCGTCGAGCTGGCCCTGTCGGGCGGCGAGGTGCGTCCCGGCGAGCTCGCCGGGGTGGCCCTGCCGCCCGCCGCCAGCGCCCAGGACCTGCAGGGCCTGATCGAGAGCGGCGTCGAGGTCATCGTCGCCGCCGACGAGCTCGACCGCCTCGGGCTCGCCCCCGCCGACCTCGTGCCCGGCGTGACCGTGCGCGACCACCAAGCCCTCGCCGAGGCGCTGCGCACCGCCGACGCGCTGATCGGCTGGTAG
- a CDS encoding DsrE family protein, with amino-acid sequence MERSLVVKITHALDDPERAHIGCNVGAVALASGIGVHLFLAVEGVGLAQESVALQLELAEAPPITDLLDALYAGGTVTVCTPCATRRGLAQADFRPGTEMAGSARFVELATAPGATALVY; translated from the coding sequence ATGGAACGCAGCCTCGTCGTCAAGATCACGCACGCGCTCGACGACCCCGAGCGAGCGCACATCGGCTGCAACGTGGGGGCGGTCGCGCTGGCCAGCGGCATCGGCGTCCACCTCTTCCTGGCGGTGGAGGGCGTGGGGCTCGCCCAGGAGTCGGTGGCCTTGCAGCTCGAGCTGGCCGAGGCCCCACCGATCACCGATCTGCTCGACGCGCTCTACGCCGGCGGCACCGTCACGGTCTGCACGCCGTGCGCGACCCGCCGCGGGTTGGCGCAGGCCGACTTCCGCCCCGGCACCGAGATGGCCGGCTCGGCCCGCTTCGTCGAGCTCGCCACCGCCCCCGGCGCGACCGCCCTGGTGTACTGA